Proteins from a genomic interval of Candidatus Nanosynbacter sp. HMT-352:
- a CDS encoding nucleoside triphosphate pyrophosphohydrolase: MPVYNKLVRDKILEIIKANGQKSTHKILTAEEYDVELTKKLVEEVEEYKKDKNTDELADIMEVVYALASLHGCTAEELEKIRAEKAEKRGGFEKKIFLVEVMD, encoded by the coding sequence ATGCCAGTATATAACAAACTTGTCCGCGATAAAATTTTGGAAATCATTAAGGCCAACGGTCAAAAATCAACTCACAAAATACTTACAGCAGAAGAATATGACGTGGAGCTTACAAAAAAGCTAGTCGAAGAAGTTGAGGAATATAAAAAAGATAAAAATACTGATGAGCTTGCCGATATCATGGAAGTAGTCTATGCTCTCGCAAGCCTGCATGGTTGTACCGCAGAAGAATTAGAAAAAATTCGCGCAGAAAAAGCAGAAAAACGCGGCGGCTTTGAAAAGAAAATATTCCTAGTGGAGGTGATGGATTAG
- the rpoB gene encoding DNA-directed RNA polymerase subunit beta, with the protein MAKKPTTSSERVYFTSGDNALPLPNLIAHQKDSWRWFVEEGLSEIFSEINPIDDYTGQKLSLKFGKYYFGEPKNTDQFAKENNLTFEAPLHATVELTNKTTGVVEEQEIYLGEYPWMTERGTFIINGTERVVVSQLIRSAGVFFTAETIAGRNYYGAKIIPGRGAWMEFETASNGAIYVKIDRRRKMPATTLLRALGYPKTGEIKELFADIDTGDVKYIDETLDKDTSRGANEALIEVYRRLRPGDLATVDNARQMIERMFFDFKRFDYSRVGRYKLNQRLGLDVANTAENRTLQMSDLVAILREVIRLNNTQEPADDIDALSNRRVRLVGELIARQFRVGMLRMQRNAMDRMSVADLESVSPSQLINARPIVAAVREFFTSSQLSQLLDEVNPLSELSHKRRLSSTGPGGLTRERAGFEVRDAHPTHYGRICSVETPEGANIGLVLNLAAYARVNEYGFIETPYLRVKDGKVTDELVYLDASQEIGEVIADAGEALNEDGTFRDERVNARSNMQPSQVDASQVTYMDAAHRQILGSTAALVPFIEKTRVDRALTGSNMQRQAVPLLCPESATVGTGIEKAVAENSGHLIQASGDGEVVRADADEVHVKYADGVKIYTLKHFVKNNDDRCYNQKVRVERGDKVKKGDILIEGASIAGGEIALGKNLLVAFMPWGGYNMEDAIIMSRRLVEDDRLTSINIKDYTVEVRETKLGPEIVTRDIPNVSEESLRHLDENGIVQIGSEVKAGDVLVGKITPKGEQELSSEERLLRAIFGEKAKDVRDTSQRMNNAGGGKVVGVKIFSRENGHELKAGVLMQIQIFVAQLRKIGVGDKMAGRFGNKGVVAKVLPVEDMPFLEDGTPVDVVLNPLGVPSRMNLGQIFETHLGMAARALGYRVATPSFNGVPSEKISDELEKAGLARDGKSQLFDGRTGEPFEERTTVGVMHMIKLHHMVSDKIHARSTGPYTMVTQQPLGGKAQNGGQRFGEMEVWALEAYGAAATLQEMLTIKSDDVYGRAKAYESIIKDEPIVGPKLPESFNVLVKELQGLGLRVDLVDDEATVDAEHVIASSGPEDKTVAADNEEEETYLDESDDIGEIDDGMSVQDIDEVEEIKEDA; encoded by the coding sequence GTGGCAAAAAAACCAACCACAAGTAGCGAGCGCGTCTATTTCACCTCTGGTGATAATGCCCTGCCGCTACCAAACTTAATCGCTCACCAAAAAGATTCTTGGCGCTGGTTCGTCGAAGAAGGTTTGAGTGAGATATTTTCAGAAATTAACCCAATTGACGACTACACTGGTCAGAAGTTGTCATTAAAGTTCGGCAAATATTATTTTGGCGAGCCAAAAAACACTGACCAATTTGCCAAAGAAAACAACTTGACATTTGAAGCTCCGCTACACGCAACAGTTGAATTGACAAATAAAACAACTGGCGTAGTTGAAGAGCAGGAAATTTACCTCGGTGAATATCCATGGATGACCGAGCGCGGTACGTTCATTATCAACGGTACGGAGCGCGTGGTTGTTAGCCAGTTGATTCGCTCTGCTGGTGTTTTCTTCACTGCTGAAACAATAGCGGGACGTAATTACTACGGCGCAAAAATCATTCCAGGACGTGGAGCTTGGATGGAATTTGAGACGGCTTCTAATGGCGCGATTTACGTAAAAATTGACCGCCGCCGCAAGATGCCAGCAACGACTTTATTGCGCGCTTTGGGTTATCCAAAGACTGGTGAAATTAAGGAATTGTTCGCTGATATCGATACTGGCGACGTAAAATACATTGACGAAACTTTGGACAAGGATACTTCTCGTGGTGCAAATGAGGCATTGATTGAGGTTTATCGTCGATTGCGTCCAGGTGATTTGGCGACAGTTGATAACGCTCGTCAGATGATTGAGCGAATGTTCTTTGACTTCAAGCGGTTCGATTATTCGCGGGTTGGTCGTTATAAATTGAACCAACGCTTGGGTCTGGATGTTGCAAATACAGCAGAAAATCGTACGTTGCAGATGAGCGATTTGGTGGCGATTTTGCGTGAAGTTATTCGTTTGAACAATACGCAAGAGCCAGCCGACGACATTGACGCATTGAGCAACCGCCGAGTTCGCTTGGTTGGTGAATTGATTGCTCGACAATTCCGCGTTGGTATGCTTCGAATGCAGCGCAACGCGATGGATCGTATGAGCGTGGCTGATTTGGAAAGTGTTAGCCCAAGCCAATTGATCAACGCTCGTCCGATTGTTGCGGCTGTTCGTGAATTCTTTACTTCAAGCCAGTTATCACAGCTGCTTGACGAAGTTAACCCATTGTCAGAATTGAGCCATAAGCGACGCTTGAGCTCGACTGGTCCTGGCGGTTTGACTCGTGAGCGCGCTGGATTTGAGGTTCGTGATGCCCACCCAACTCACTATGGTCGTATTTGTTCAGTGGAAACGCCAGAAGGTGCGAATATCGGTTTGGTGTTGAACTTAGCGGCTTACGCACGTGTTAACGAATACGGATTTATTGAGACTCCGTATCTTCGCGTAAAAGATGGCAAAGTGACCGACGAACTTGTTTACTTGGATGCTTCACAGGAAATTGGTGAGGTTATTGCCGATGCTGGTGAGGCTCTTAACGAAGATGGGACTTTCCGCGACGAGCGTGTCAACGCCCGCAGTAATATGCAGCCATCTCAAGTTGATGCTAGCCAGGTTACTTACATGGATGCAGCTCACCGTCAGATTCTAGGTTCGACTGCGGCGTTGGTTCCGTTTATTGAAAAGACGCGCGTTGACCGTGCTTTGACTGGTTCAAACATGCAACGCCAGGCGGTTCCTCTATTGTGTCCAGAATCCGCAACTGTTGGTACTGGAATTGAAAAGGCCGTGGCCGAGAATAGTGGTCACTTGATTCAGGCTAGTGGTGACGGCGAAGTTGTTCGCGCTGATGCCGACGAAGTCCATGTTAAATATGCTGACGGCGTAAAGATTTACACGTTGAAGCATTTCGTGAAGAACAATGACGATCGTTGTTACAACCAAAAAGTCCGCGTTGAGCGTGGCGATAAGGTGAAGAAGGGCGACATTCTGATTGAAGGCGCTTCAATTGCCGGCGGTGAAATTGCCCTAGGTAAAAACCTTCTGGTTGCCTTCATGCCATGGGGTGGCTACAACATGGAAGACGCGATTATTATGAGTCGTCGTTTGGTTGAAGATGATCGATTGACAAGTATCAACATTAAGGATTACACCGTTGAGGTTCGCGAGACGAAGCTTGGTCCAGAGATTGTGACGCGCGATATTCCAAACGTTTCCGAGGAAAGTTTGCGCCACTTGGACGAGAACGGAATTGTTCAAATTGGTTCCGAGGTTAAGGCTGGCGATGTTTTGGTTGGTAAGATTACACCAAAGGGCGAGCAGGAATTGAGCTCTGAAGAGCGTTTGCTTCGCGCAATCTTCGGCGAGAAAGCTAAGGACGTTCGTGATACATCGCAGCGAATGAACAACGCGGGCGGCGGTAAAGTTGTTGGCGTTAAGATCTTTAGTCGTGAAAATGGTCACGAATTGAAGGCTGGCGTTTTGATGCAAATCCAGATCTTCGTTGCGCAATTGCGAAAGATTGGCGTTGGTGATAAGATGGCTGGACGATTCGGTAACAAGGGTGTTGTGGCGAAAGTTCTTCCTGTTGAGGATATGCCATTCCTAGAGGACGGTACGCCAGTTGACGTGGTTTTGAACCCACTTGGTGTGCCAAGCCGCATGAACCTTGGTCAGATTTTTGAAACTCACCTTGGTATGGCGGCGCGAGCATTGGGTTACCGTGTAGCAACTCCGTCATTTAACGGTGTTCCGAGTGAGAAGATTTCTGATGAGCTAGAAAAAGCTGGTTTGGCGCGTGACGGTAAGAGTCAATTGTTTGACGGTCGTACCGGTGAACCGTTTGAGGAACGAACGACAGTTGGTGTGATGCATATGATTAAGTTGCACCACATGGTTTCTGACAAGATTCACGCCCGCTCAACTGGTCCATACACGATGGTTACTCAGCAGCCGCTTGGTGGTAAAGCGCAAAACGGTGGTCAGCGCTTTGGTGAAATGGAGGTTTGGGCATTGGAAGCTTACGGCGCCGCTGCAACCTTGCAGGAAATGTTGACAATTAAGTCCGACGACGTTTACGGTCGCGCAAAGGCTTACGAGTCAATCATTAAGGACGAACCAATTGTTGGTCCAAAACTTCCAGAGTCCTTCAACGTGTTGGTTAAGGAGCTTCAAGGTTTGGGTCTTCGAGTTGACTTGGTTGACGACGAGGCAACAGTTGATGCTGAACACGTTATTGCTTCAAGTGGTCCGGAAGACAAGACCGTTGCCGCTGACAATGAGGAAGAAGAAACATACTTGGACGAATCAGATGACATCGGTGAAATTGACGATGGCATGAGCGTGCAAGATATTGATGAAGTAGAAGAAATAAAGGAGGACGCGTAA
- the rpoC gene encoding DNA-directed RNA polymerase subunit beta' → MANSAFNATGISDFDAVRLAVASPEDILKWSYGEVLKPETINYRTQKPERDGLFCERIFGPVKDINPHDSKLKGVRSREAAVDKNGELVTKSIVRRERMGHIQLAVPVAHIWFMRGTPSAMSQLLGMTVRNIEKIVYFATYVILSVDEATRDQYLADLEAETDLARKAIKIRYEKMAEEDGADVKQLAKEQSREVEELEESYVGKKSQLESLNRGALISESEYRNLPEEYDELIEVGMGASAVKELLDKIELPKLIAELTEEAETAKGQRQKKLLKRLKMLESMESAGIKPSSLCMTVLPVIPPDLRPMVALSGGRFATSDLNDLYRRIINRNNRLKKLIELNAPEVIQRNEKRMLQEAVDALIDNSASRGRAVSSTGGRRSLKSLSDMLKGKQGRFRQNLLGKRVDYSGRSVIVVGPKLKINQCGLPKQMALELFKPFVISWLIKNEFAHNIRSASRLIEAGEAVVWDALDSAIEGKYVLLNRAPSLHRLSIQAFQPVLVEGKAIQLHPLVCAGFNADFDGDQMAVHLPLSKEAQAEARELMSATANLLKPADGAPVLHISQDIVLGNYYLTYDKPQAQTDKVKTYSSVYEAEMAYDNGVIHLQTPIRIFAKGKMRETTLGRVFFNEILPEDFPYDNNVQTKKQLKKVLAQIFNKYGAEETAKIADRMKGQAFRFATVAAVSTGMADYVHFEEIPQFVAEGDAKAALISEQFDQGLITEEERYNLTVSAWRNVDNKITAFLKDQLAHMDTSISMMVNSGARGDISNVKLASAMIGVQMDATNHEIELPIRSSYTGGLSSLEAFIATRGARKGLIDTALKTADSGYLTRRLVDVAQDVFTVEDADGDDEGYAIYRSETEETMIDFSNRLAGRYAAETIPGHVNKNELITREIADSIDDDESIESVKIQSVLSTNNLNGIPQRSYGIDMSTGKLVGNHQPVGVIAAQSVGEPGTQLTLRTFHNSGVAGGDITQGLPRVEELFEARTPKGQAFITEVAGLVDVWEDGKKYIVQITPESGKVERLPLEGRTVVVKAGSSVKAGDVLATGESDTRPLIAPFDGVIESAEDTLVIAAEAASPTRYEIPGNMQLVVKANDVVEAGDRLTAGSLNLHDLMRLKGVEATQRYIINEVLRIYAAQGQDVADKHLEIIVRQMFSRVQIEDAGDSEFVTGDIVSKAAVVNANKQLAAEGKNLISYTQLLLGITKVSIWSDSWLSAASFQDTTRVLINAAVSGRADHLHGLKENVIIGRKIPVGTGAVEEGKELETPSEDEFVEEEVAA, encoded by the coding sequence ATGGCAAATTCTGCATTTAACGCAACGGGCATCAGCGATTTTGACGCGGTTCGTTTGGCGGTAGCTAGCCCAGAAGACATTCTGAAATGGAGCTACGGCGAAGTTTTGAAGCCAGAAACAATTAACTATCGCACACAAAAGCCAGAGCGCGACGGATTGTTCTGTGAGCGAATCTTTGGTCCAGTTAAGGATATCAATCCACACGACTCAAAGCTTAAGGGCGTACGTTCACGCGAAGCTGCTGTCGATAAGAATGGCGAATTAGTCACTAAGTCAATCGTTCGTCGTGAGCGAATGGGCCACATTCAATTGGCAGTGCCTGTAGCGCACATTTGGTTTATGCGCGGCACTCCAAGCGCAATGAGCCAGTTGCTTGGCATGACGGTTCGTAATATTGAGAAAATCGTTTACTTTGCAACTTACGTTATCTTAAGTGTTGACGAAGCAACTCGTGATCAATATTTGGCAGATTTGGAGGCGGAAACTGATTTAGCTCGTAAGGCTATCAAAATCCGCTACGAAAAAATGGCTGAAGAAGATGGCGCTGACGTTAAGCAACTAGCGAAAGAGCAGAGCCGTGAAGTCGAGGAATTGGAAGAATCTTACGTTGGTAAGAAATCTCAATTGGAGAGCTTAAACAGGGGCGCTTTGATCTCAGAGAGCGAATATCGCAACTTGCCAGAAGAATATGACGAATTGATCGAAGTTGGCATGGGTGCCAGTGCGGTCAAGGAACTTTTGGACAAGATTGAGTTGCCAAAGCTTATCGCTGAATTGACGGAGGAGGCTGAAACTGCGAAAGGTCAGCGACAGAAGAAGTTGCTAAAGCGCTTGAAGATGCTTGAAAGTATGGAATCTGCTGGCATTAAGCCATCAAGCCTATGTATGACCGTTCTGCCAGTTATTCCTCCGGATCTTCGCCCAATGGTGGCGTTGTCTGGTGGTCGATTTGCGACATCTGACTTGAACGATTTGTATCGCCGAATTATCAACCGAAACAATCGCCTAAAGAAGTTGATTGAGCTTAACGCGCCAGAAGTTATTCAGCGCAATGAAAAGCGCATGCTTCAGGAAGCTGTTGACGCTTTGATTGACAATTCAGCATCACGCGGTCGCGCAGTTAGCTCGACTGGTGGTCGTCGCAGCTTGAAGAGCTTGAGTGATATGCTAAAGGGTAAGCAGGGTCGCTTCCGCCAGAACCTTCTTGGTAAGCGCGTTGACTATTCTGGTCGTTCGGTTATCGTGGTTGGTCCAAAATTGAAGATTAACCAATGTGGTTTGCCAAAGCAAATGGCGCTGGAATTGTTCAAGCCATTCGTGATTAGCTGGTTGATTAAGAATGAATTTGCGCACAATATTCGCTCGGCTTCACGTCTAATTGAAGCTGGTGAAGCGGTAGTTTGGGACGCGCTGGATTCAGCAATTGAAGGTAAGTACGTTCTACTTAACCGCGCACCAAGTTTGCACCGTTTGTCAATTCAAGCCTTCCAGCCAGTTTTGGTTGAAGGAAAAGCTATTCAGTTGCACCCGCTAGTTTGTGCCGGATTTAACGCCGACTTCGACGGTGACCAGATGGCTGTTCACTTGCCGCTATCGAAAGAGGCTCAGGCTGAAGCTCGTGAATTGATGAGTGCGACTGCCAACTTATTGAAGCCTGCCGATGGTGCGCCAGTGCTGCACATTTCGCAGGACATCGTGCTTGGTAACTATTACTTGACTTACGACAAGCCGCAAGCTCAGACTGACAAGGTTAAAACTTACAGCTCTGTTTACGAAGCAGAAATGGCTTACGACAATGGCGTGATTCACTTGCAAACCCCAATTCGCATCTTTGCGAAAGGTAAAATGCGTGAAACAACTTTGGGTCGCGTCTTCTTCAATGAGATTCTGCCTGAAGATTTCCCGTATGACAATAATGTCCAGACCAAGAAGCAGCTTAAGAAGGTGTTGGCGCAAATATTCAACAAGTATGGCGCCGAGGAAACTGCTAAGATTGCAGATCGTATGAAGGGTCAGGCTTTCCGCTTTGCTACGGTTGCGGCTGTGTCGACTGGTATGGCCGACTACGTCCACTTCGAGGAAATCCCTCAGTTTGTGGCTGAAGGTGATGCTAAGGCAGCTTTGATTTCTGAGCAATTCGACCAAGGTTTGATTACTGAGGAAGAGCGATACAACTTGACGGTTAGCGCATGGCGAAACGTTGACAATAAGATTACAGCATTCCTGAAAGACCAATTGGCACACATGGATACCAGTATCTCTATGATGGTCAACTCTGGTGCTCGTGGTGATATTTCCAACGTGAAGTTGGCGAGCGCGATGATTGGTGTTCAGATGGACGCAACCAACCATGAGATTGAGCTTCCAATCCGCAGCTCTTACACCGGCGGTTTGTCTAGCCTTGAAGCCTTTATCGCAACCCGTGGTGCACGTAAGGGTCTTATTGACACGGCTCTTAAGACTGCCGACTCGGGTTACTTGACTCGTCGTTTGGTAGACGTTGCACAAGATGTCTTTACTGTTGAAGATGCTGATGGTGACGATGAAGGTTACGCAATTTACCGATCAGAAACCGAAGAGACGATGATTGACTTCTCAAACCGTTTGGCTGGTCGTTATGCTGCTGAAACAATCCCAGGTCACGTCAATAAGAACGAATTGATCACGCGTGAAATCGCAGATTCAATTGACGACGACGAAAGCATTGAAAGCGTTAAGATTCAATCTGTATTATCAACGAACAATCTTAACGGTATTCCGCAGCGAAGTTACGGTATTGATATGTCGACTGGTAAATTGGTTGGCAATCATCAGCCAGTCGGTGTTATCGCCGCTCAGTCAGTCGGTGAGCCGGGTACCCAGTTGACGCTTCGTACCTTCCACAACTCTGGTGTTGCTGGTGGTGACATTACCCAAGGTCTTCCTCGTGTTGAAGAATTGTTTGAAGCGCGCACACCAAAGGGTCAAGCATTCATTACGGAAGTTGCTGGTTTGGTTGACGTTTGGGAAGATGGCAAGAAATATATCGTTCAAATTACACCAGAATCTGGTAAGGTTGAGCGATTGCCATTGGAAGGCCGAACTGTTGTAGTTAAGGCTGGCTCAAGCGTTAAGGCTGGCGACGTCTTGGCAACTGGCGAGAGCGACACTCGACCTTTGATCGCGCCATTTGACGGTGTGATTGAGTCGGCTGAAGATACTTTGGTGATAGCGGCAGAGGCTGCTTCACCAACTCGCTACGAAATTCCAGGCAATATGCAGTTGGTCGTTAAGGCAAACGATGTTGTCGAAGCTGGTGATCGATTGACGGCTGGATCATTGAACTTGCACGATTTGATGCGACTTAAGGGTGTTGAGGCAACTCAGCGCTACATCATTAACGAAGTTCTGCGAATTTACGCTGCTCAGGGTCAGGACGTGGCTGACAAGCACTTGGAGATTATTGTTCGCCAAATGTTTAGCCGCGTGCAAATCGAAGATGCTGGTGATAGCGAATTCGTGACTGGCGACATCGTTTCTAAGGCTGCTGTGGTCAATGCGAATAAGCAATTGGCTGCTGAAGGTAAGAACTTGATTAGCTACACGCAATTGCTACTCGGTATCACGAAGGTGTCAATCTGGAGCGACTCATGGCTATCAGCTGCGTCCTTCCAGGATACTACTCGCGTCTTGATTAACGCCGCCGTATCTGGTCGAGCCGACCACTTGCACGGTTTGAAGGAAAACGTCATCATCGGACGCAAGATTCCAGTAGGAACTGGTGCTGTCGAAGAAGGCAAAGAACTCGAAACACCGAGCGAAGACGAATTCGTCGAAGAAGAAGTTGCTGCTTAA
- the tmk gene encoding dTMP kinase, translating into MNDAGKYIVIEGNDGTGKSTQVAKLAEYFRSIGRTVCVIEEPGSDDPEKSTPIANELRKVIKNGDLARSAAVNVALFSAARRELWREKIQPALERGEIVLSARNYISTLVYQGRGEGYDESEILRLTELFTDERYLKPDVMVILSLSRDKREERISMRGELENPDTFESRGQDFQKKVDDGYLEIAEAYGIPVISADGTIDEVHDMLIDNIEKH; encoded by the coding sequence ATGAACGACGCGGGAAAATATATAGTTATCGAGGGCAATGACGGGACGGGCAAGTCGACGCAGGTCGCGAAATTGGCGGAATATTTTCGGTCAATCGGGCGAACGGTTTGCGTGATTGAAGAGCCGGGAAGTGACGATCCAGAAAAATCAACTCCAATAGCAAATGAACTTCGAAAAGTGATTAAAAATGGCGATCTGGCTCGCTCTGCGGCGGTGAATGTGGCACTATTTTCTGCAGCTCGGCGTGAATTGTGGCGGGAAAAAATTCAGCCTGCGTTGGAGCGTGGGGAAATTGTTTTGAGTGCGAGAAATTATATTTCAACGCTGGTTTATCAGGGACGAGGCGAAGGTTATGACGAGTCAGAGATCCTGCGATTGACAGAACTGTTCACCGATGAAAGATATCTGAAGCCGGACGTTATGGTTATTTTAAGTTTGAGTCGTGATAAGCGGGAAGAGCGAATTTCTATGCGCGGTGAGCTGGAAAATCCCGACACTTTTGAGTCGCGCGGACAAGATTTTCAGAAAAAAGTCGACGATGGATATTTGGAGATTGCCGAGGCATACGGAATTCCGGTAATTTCTGCTGACGGGACAATTGACGAAGTTCATGATATGTTGATTGATAATATTGAAAAACACTAG
- a CDS encoding HIT family protein: protein MMAGSMFRSRTKEKEYINHRKKHESDGCDFCQLVRHHTDQVVGETAHCLIIKNRFGYNFWDGCGVDDHLMVIPKRHVDSLANLSDEEKIDYMNQIAKFENDGYSIYARAQGSKTRSMAHQHTHFIKVDGKAKKMMLYLNKPHTVITR, encoded by the coding sequence ATGATGGCAGGTTCAATGTTTCGCTCACGGACGAAAGAGAAAGAATATATTAATCACAGGAAAAAGCACGAGTCTGACGGCTGCGATTTTTGTCAATTGGTAAGACATCACACAGATCAGGTCGTTGGTGAAACGGCGCATTGTCTGATCATTAAGAATAGGTTTGGTTATAATTTTTGGGATGGCTGCGGCGTGGACGACCATTTGATGGTAATACCGAAACGACACGTGGACTCGCTGGCGAATTTGAGCGACGAGGAAAAGATTGACTATATGAATCAGATTGCGAAATTTGAGAATGACGGCTATTCGATTTACGCCCGAGCGCAAGGAAGTAAAACCAGGTCAATGGCGCACCAACATACGCATTTTATAAAAGTTGACGGCAAGGCGAAAAAGATGATGCTTTATCTGAATAAGCCGCATACTGTGATTACGAGGTGA